The stretch of DNA TCGGCGGCGGTGGCCGGCATCAACTGCATCAACCCGCGCGCGCCGGTGCGGCTGATGGCATATTGGCTGAACTGGCTTTCCTGCCGGGTGATGGCATGGTCGATGGTCCAGTTGGCCCCGGCGGGCACCGGCATCAGCGGGAAGGCCATGGCGCGGAAGCCGGGAATGTCGAGGTTCTCCGCCGCCTGGCCGCCGATCACGCCCAGATCGCGGCGTCCGATGCTGTGGGCGAAATCCTCCAGCAGCACGAAATCCTGCTCGGTCTTCGCCTGATCGGCCAGTTCGCGGAAGAATTTGATGGCCGTCGTCCAGTCCGTGTCGCGCGCCAGCTCACGCGCGGCCTGAGCGATAGGACGCGCGGCAAAGGCGGCGCGGGCGCGGGCGTCGGGCACGGGGTGGCGCGGGTCGGCCAGCGGCGGCAGGGGCAGACCAAGGCGTTCGAGCGCCAGCATGCCGTGATACTCATCGGCAAAGGCCGAGGCGGACTGGAAATAGCTGCGTGCCTGCGCCGACTGCCCGGCCTTTTCCAGCGCGCGCCCGGCCCAATAGAACCCCTTGGCCCGCGTCTGGGGCGTGCGCGCGGCCCCGGCATAGCGGACGAACAGGGTCGAGGCCGACATCGGATCGTTCTGCGCCCACATCGCCTGAGAGGCGCCCAGCCACATCAGCGAGGTGTAATCGTCACGCACGCCAAAAGGCTGGCGCGAGATATCGGTGCCCGGCGCAAAGCCGTTCTGGGCATTGAGCGCCACATTGATCGCGGTACGCGGATCGGCGGCGCGGGCGGCCATCAGGTTCGATTGCACCCAGCGGCGGGCGTCGAGCGCGGGCTTTGTCGGCGTCGGGCGCTGGGCATACATGCCGGCCGCCTCATAGCTGCGGCTCTGGCGGAAGAGCATGCGGGCGCGGTCGACCAGATAGCCCGGATCGGACAACATCTCGGCGCTGGGCGGCGGTACCACCGGAGCGGGCGGCGGAGGCGGTGGCGCGTAGGAGGCGCTGGGCACCGGCGTGGTGAACAGGCCGGGGTTGGCGGCGCGGGTGGCGGCCTCCATCGCGGCGGCATCGTCGGAGGGCTGGATGCTGCCATTGGGCGCGTCGCTGCCGCCATTGGCGCTCTGGATGGCGATGCGGGCCTGAGCCACGGCCTGAAGCGCGGGACTCGCATAGGGCAGCACGCGCGCGGCCTGCGTGCGGTTGCCGTCCCACAGCACGGCGTCGAGGCGGGCGTTCTGGTCTTCCTGCGTGAAGCTGCTGCCCCAGCGCTGCTGGATCGCGCTTTCGGCGCTGTCGGCCATGGTGCCGCCGCGCCATGCCGCGCGGGCGACCTGCGCGGCCTCGGGCCTGCCGACCTGCGCCAGCGCGAGGGCGTATTGCGCGCGGGCCGGGTTGGTCAGTGGGGGGAAGCGGTCGAAGAAGGCCACCAGACGCCCGGCGTCCACCGGATAGAGCGCCAGCGATTTTTCCGCATTCATGCGCATGCGGGTTTCATCGGGCAGGCCGGGCCAGGCCAGCAGGAAGCTGGCATAGGCATCGAAGCCCGCCGAGTCGGTGCCCACCAACTGGCGCCAGCGGCTGATCGCCGTGCCGATGCTGCCCGGCGCGGAGCTGAGCAATTGCGCGCGGGCGCGGTCCCATTCCGATCCGTCCTGACACTGGGCGGGCGCCGCCATGCAGACCAGAATGCCCAGCGAAAGCGCCGCAATGCGCCGCCGCAGCCGCGCCGCGCGTGCGTGCGGGGGGATCGAGGGGGATGCGGGGGGATGGCCTAAGGAAAGGGTGGAC from Novosphingobium sp. encodes:
- a CDS encoding lytic transglycosylase domain-containing protein; protein product: MSTLSLGHPPASPSIPPHARAARLRRRIAALSLGILVCMAAPAQCQDGSEWDRARAQLLSSAPGSIGTAISRWRQLVGTDSAGFDAYASFLLAWPGLPDETRMRMNAEKSLALYPVDAGRLVAFFDRFPPLTNPARAQYALALAQVGRPEAAQVARAAWRGGTMADSAESAIQQRWGSSFTQEDQNARLDAVLWDGNRTQAARVLPYASPALQAVAQARIAIQSANGGSDAPNGSIQPSDDAAAMEAATRAANPGLFTTPVPSASYAPPPPPPAPVVPPPSAEMLSDPGYLVDRARMLFRQSRSYEAAGMYAQRPTPTKPALDARRWVQSNLMAARAADPRTAINVALNAQNGFAPGTDISRQPFGVRDDYTSLMWLGASQAMWAQNDPMSASTLFVRYAGAARTPQTRAKGFYWAGRALEKAGQSAQARSYFQSASAFADEYHGMLALERLGLPLPPLADPRHPVPDARARAAFAARPIAQAARELARDTDWTTAIKFFRELADQAKTEQDFVLLEDFAHSIGRRDLGVIGGQAAENLDIPGFRAMAFPLMPVPAGANWTIDHAITRQESQFSQYAISRTGARGLMQLMPATAADQARKLGIAYSPSTLSSDPQANLQLGDAYFARVLAGFNGSYPLAIAAYNAGGGNVRKWLAARGDPRGGSTDNWVDWIEKIPFSETRGYVQHVLENAVVYEAMNPSRAKVSRGSTPLSHFIKVPAPMPVTPLPPAPVDSAPADGFVSQPVVQQIPPGAN